In Ochrobactrum vermis, the following proteins share a genomic window:
- a CDS encoding SDR family NAD(P)-dependent oxidoreductase — translation MSQVTKTDVSGSDTSKTDTERRTLVLTGASRGIGHATVKRFSRAGWRVITCSRQDFSENCPWPAGPEDHIKVDLADQEDVGKAIAEIRRRLEADGSKLHALVNNAGISPKAEGGRRMNSIETPMAVWRDVFQVNFMAPIMLARGLFRELETAQGSVVNVTSIAGSRVHPFAGTAYATSKAALAALTREMASDFGPYGIRVNAIAPGEIDTAILSPGTDKLVEQLPMRRLGKTSEVAETIYFLCSEASSYVTGSEIHINGGQHV, via the coding sequence ATGTCCCAAGTCACCAAAACAGACGTTTCCGGTTCCGATACTTCCAAGACGGATACCGAGCGCAGGACCCTGGTCCTGACCGGTGCCAGCCGCGGCATCGGCCACGCGACAGTGAAACGTTTTTCGCGTGCCGGGTGGCGTGTCATCACCTGCTCGCGACAGGATTTTTCCGAAAATTGCCCGTGGCCCGCAGGTCCGGAAGATCATATCAAGGTCGATCTGGCCGATCAGGAAGATGTCGGCAAGGCAATTGCCGAAATCCGCCGCCGCCTCGAAGCCGATGGCAGCAAGCTTCATGCGCTGGTCAACAATGCGGGCATTTCGCCAAAGGCGGAAGGCGGGCGCCGCATGAACTCCATCGAGACGCCGATGGCGGTCTGGCGTGACGTGTTCCAGGTGAACTTCATGGCGCCGATCATGCTGGCACGCGGCCTGTTCAGGGAACTCGAAACCGCGCAGGGCTCGGTCGTCAATGTGACCTCGATCGCCGGTAGCCGCGTGCATCCCTTCGCCGGAACCGCCTATGCAACGTCGAAGGCCGCGCTCGCCGCACTGACCCGCGAAATGGCGTCCGACTTTGGCCCCTATGGTATCCGCGTCAATGCCATTGCACCGGGCGAAATCGATACGGCGATCCTTTCGCCAGGGACCGACAAGCTGGTGGAACAACTCCCGATGCGCCGCCTCGGCAAGACATCGGAAGTGGCGGAAACCATCTATTTCCTTTGCTCCGAGGCCTCATCCTATGTGACGGGTTCGGAAATTCATATCAATGGCGGCCAGCACGTCTGA
- a CDS encoding transglycosylase domain-containing protein encodes MASRDDKNRRIEPSFGGEEKKDDEVFRVDEEDRMARSQQRRRKQSDTQEPRASRRGKKKPRGFLGFLRRSIYWCLVLGLWGGIAFAGLLVYFAAKMPPTTDWAIPDRPPNVRIVDVNGNLIANRGTTGGEAVGLHEMSPYIPKAVIAIEDRRFYSHFGIDPIGLARAVVTNVVSGRAVQGGSTLTQQLAKNLFLSPDRTLERKVQEVMLALWLEHKYTKDQILEMYLNRVYLGSGAFGVDAASRRYFNKPAKDVNLMEAATLAGLLKAPSRLSPARDPEAAAARAKLVLGAMREEGMIDDSQMAIAESEPMTRAPSYWQGSENYVADKVVAELPELIGEAKDDITVETTIDLNLQRAGEEAIKDQISQNGKKMNASQGALVSIDSTGAVRAMVGGVDYATSQFDRVTDAHRQPASSFKPFVYLTALEQGRTPDSVRNDAPVRIGKWTPSNDNGKYMGQVTLATALSHSLNSVAAQLVMEVSPQTVIDTAHRLGVQSKLEANASLALGTSEVTLLELTDAYVPFANGGYRAPVYFITKVTDSDGKVLYQKEDGVGPRVIDERNVGMMNAMLRRTVEDGTAKRAAFGWPAAGKTGTSQNFRDAWFVGYTANLTTGVWFGNDDGKGMKRVFGSTLPVAAWKNFMKEAHKGVPVAELPGHYDIQNIVPGGSDGIDPNAPYDPGMMPQDSYGNQPIAGNGDDGYWPPAPDSPVRSGIQQSGQTGRPLAEQPGAATYPANANENYRPMPPGDVGGGQPQPSGKSTTLLDIIMGNSQ; translated from the coding sequence ATGGCATCGCGTGACGACAAGAACCGGCGCATCGAACCTTCCTTCGGTGGCGAAGAGAAAAAAGATGACGAGGTTTTTCGCGTCGATGAGGAGGACCGCATGGCTCGCTCGCAGCAGCGCCGACGCAAGCAATCCGACACCCAGGAACCGCGCGCTTCGCGACGCGGCAAGAAGAAGCCACGCGGCTTCCTCGGCTTTTTGCGCCGCTCGATCTACTGGTGTCTTGTGCTCGGATTATGGGGCGGCATCGCCTTTGCGGGCCTGCTGGTTTATTTCGCCGCCAAGATGCCGCCGACGACCGACTGGGCCATCCCAGATCGCCCGCCGAATGTGCGCATCGTCGACGTAAACGGAAACCTGATCGCCAATCGCGGCACCACCGGCGGCGAGGCTGTCGGCCTGCACGAGATGTCGCCCTATATCCCGAAGGCGGTCATCGCCATCGAGGACCGCCGCTTCTATTCGCATTTCGGCATCGACCCCATCGGCCTTGCCCGTGCGGTTGTAACCAATGTCGTTTCGGGCCGTGCCGTTCAGGGCGGCTCAACACTTACCCAGCAGCTTGCCAAGAACCTGTTTCTTTCTCCCGACCGCACACTTGAGCGCAAGGTGCAGGAAGTCATGCTGGCATTGTGGCTGGAGCACAAATACACCAAGGACCAGATTCTGGAGATGTATCTGAACCGGGTCTATCTCGGTTCCGGCGCTTTCGGCGTCGATGCAGCCTCGCGACGCTATTTCAACAAACCGGCCAAGGATGTGAATCTGATGGAAGCGGCAACCCTTGCCGGTCTTCTGAAGGCGCCTTCACGCCTTTCGCCGGCTCGCGACCCGGAAGCGGCGGCCGCACGCGCCAAGCTGGTGCTGGGCGCCATGCGCGAGGAAGGCATGATCGACGACAGCCAGATGGCCATCGCCGAGAGCGAACCGATGACGCGCGCGCCATCCTACTGGCAAGGTTCGGAAAATTATGTTGCCGACAAGGTCGTCGCAGAACTGCCCGAACTGATAGGTGAGGCGAAGGACGACATCACCGTCGAGACCACCATCGACCTCAACCTGCAACGCGCTGGCGAAGAGGCAATCAAGGACCAGATTTCGCAGAACGGCAAAAAGATGAATGCCAGCCAGGGTGCGCTTGTTTCCATCGACAGCACCGGCGCAGTTCGCGCCATGGTCGGCGGCGTCGATTACGCCACAAGCCAGTTCGACCGTGTTACCGATGCCCATCGCCAGCCTGCGTCATCCTTCAAGCCCTTCGTCTATCTGACGGCGCTAGAACAGGGCCGGACACCGGACTCGGTCCGCAATGACGCACCCGTTCGTATCGGCAAATGGACGCCAAGCAACGATAACGGCAAATATATGGGACAGGTGACGCTGGCCACGGCGCTTTCCCACTCGCTGAACTCCGTTGCCGCGCAGCTCGTGATGGAGGTCAGCCCGCAGACCGTGATCGACACGGCGCATCGGCTCGGTGTTCAATCGAAACTCGAAGCCAATGCCTCACTGGCCCTTGGTACATCGGAAGTGACATTGCTGGAATTGACTGACGCCTATGTGCCTTTCGCCAATGGTGGCTATCGCGCGCCGGTTTATTTCATCACCAAGGTAACAGATTCTGACGGCAAGGTTCTCTATCAGAAGGAAGATGGTGTCGGCCCGCGTGTCATCGACGAGCGCAATGTCGGCATGATGAATGCGATGCTGCGCCGCACCGTGGAGGACGGGACGGCAAAGCGTGCCGCCTTCGGCTGGCCTGCAGCAGGCAAGACCGGCACCAGCCAGAATTTCCGCGACGCATGGTTTGTCGGCTACACGGCCAATCTCACGACCGGCGTGTGGTTCGGTAATGATGACGGCAAGGGCATGAAGCGCGTGTTCGGTTCGACCCTGCCCGTGGCAGCCTGGAAGAACTTCATGAAGGAAGCGCATAAGGGTGTGCCTGTTGCCGAGCTTCCCGGCCATTACGACATTCAGAACATTGTGCCTGGCGGCAGCGACGGCATCGACCCGAATGCGCCTTACGATCCCGGCATGATGCCGCAGGACTCCTATGGCAATCAGCCAATCGCGGGCAATGGCGATGACGGCTACTGGCCGCCTGCGCCGGATTCCCCGGTTCGCAGCGGTATCCAGCAGTCCGGCCAGACAGGGCGCCCGCTCGCCGAACAACCCGGCGCGGCGACATATCCTGCCAACGCCAACGAAAACTATCGTCCGATGCCGCCCGGCGATGTGGGCGGCGGGCAGCCGCAGCCGTCAGGAAAATCCACGACATTGCTCGACATCATTATGGGCAATTCGCAGTAG
- a CDS encoding IS110 family transposase, giving the protein MTDITRFVGIDISKSSFDVCVLPDGRSASFANSAEGIAGFLVFIEPLCGIERLVLEPTGGYERHIFAALQAAQLPVARVNAKQVRQFAKACGQLSKTDKIDAFILADYARRMETRIVPQRSSQQGALVDLVRRYRQLSHMIVQEKNRREKQNETLKDWIEEMLHVLLEQRQAVVDAMEACLKADLELARKADILMSLKGIGLRTACFILADLPELGRIGKGQIAKLVGVAPLNRDSGLMRGKRMIAGGRQPVRDALYVAALPAIRFDPAMKAFFMHLKQKGKPGKVALVAVMRKMIIILNAKMRDAYATVLDH; this is encoded by the coding sequence ATGACTGATATTACCCGTTTTGTCGGCATCGACATATCGAAATCTTCCTTCGATGTCTGTGTTTTGCCAGATGGCCGCTCGGCAAGCTTTGCCAATTCGGCAGAAGGCATTGCCGGTTTCCTCGTGTTCATTGAGCCTTTGTGCGGAATAGAACGCCTCGTTCTCGAGCCGACCGGCGGTTACGAGCGTCATATCTTTGCAGCCTTGCAGGCAGCACAATTGCCGGTCGCACGCGTGAATGCCAAACAGGTCAGGCAATTTGCCAAAGCCTGCGGCCAGCTCTCCAAGACTGACAAGATCGATGCCTTCATCCTTGCCGATTATGCAAGACGCATGGAAACACGCATTGTGCCGCAACGCTCTTCTCAGCAAGGCGCTCTGGTGGATTTGGTCCGTCGTTACAGACAGTTATCGCACATGATCGTGCAGGAGAAGAACCGCAGGGAAAAGCAGAACGAGACCCTCAAGGACTGGATTGAGGAGATGTTGCACGTACTGCTCGAACAGCGCCAGGCAGTTGTCGATGCGATGGAAGCTTGTCTGAAGGCTGATCTGGAACTTGCCCGTAAAGCCGATATCCTCATGTCGCTCAAGGGGATCGGCCTGCGGACGGCCTGTTTCATCCTGGCCGATCTGCCGGAATTGGGCCGCATCGGCAAAGGGCAGATTGCCAAGCTGGTTGGCGTTGCGCCGCTTAATCGCGATAGCGGGCTGATGCGCGGCAAGCGGATGATTGCAGGCGGAAGACAGCCGGTGCGCGACGCGCTTTACGTCGCAGCGCTACCAGCCATTCGCTTTGATCCAGCCATGAAGGCATTCTTCATGCACCTCAAGCAAAAGGGAAAGCCCGGAAAGGTCGCCCTCGTTGCCGTCATGCGAAAAATGATCATTATCCTCAACGCAAAAATGCGAGACGCATACGCAACGGTGCTTGACCACTAA